Within the Thermanaeromonas toyohensis ToBE genome, the region CGGACCAAAAAAGGGGCATCTAAAACTCGCCCCGCTTTTTTATAATATAAGAACTCACGTATAACGCTGTATAAGAAACCCTTAATCTCCTGATGTCTTCTCGCTGCTGGGGTCAAGATAATGACCTCCCCGTCCACCCACTCTGCCCAGGTGTCCTCGTCGCACCAAACCAGGAATTCTTCGAAAGCCATCTTGCCCGGTGGCAAGGGTTTACCTGTATCGTAAGTTAAAGCTGCCTCCTTGATTACTGCGTCCACCCGCTTTATACCCCCTTTCAAAGCCGGGCTCTATTCCGGAGTCTTTGATAGAACATACACTCTCCTGGCCTTTAGTATACCATACATTGTTTTTTCTTTCAGCCTAACACCACTTTTTCCATTCCACTTCTCCTTCCCAAAGCTCCCCGTTTACTTCTCCCAAATAAAAAAAGCCCCCTCTTTATGTACGACAGGGGGCTGAACCTTTTCTATTCTAAGGAGGGAGTCTTTTAACATTAAGAGACTAGCATGAGGGGATTACTCTCGTTTTACTTCTCGTCAAAGGCTACAATCCGGCAGATAGAGGACTCGCCGCCCACAAACCTCCAGGGGAAGCAGCCAATGATGACTCTCTTATTTAAAATCTGGTCAATGTCTCCCCCTACATTTTCAGCATGGATTATATCATAGGGGAAAAGGGCAATATGCATGACTTGGTAATCTTCCGGCGGGAAGAAGTCGTCTAAGCCCTTGCCGTATTTCTCCCGCAGGTACTTGTCCGCTTCCCGGGCCTGCACAGGCATCCACTCGCGGATCTTGGTGTTCATAGGATGGTCGGCCGAGCCGCAGTCTACCCCCAGCCACTTGATTTTCATTTTTAAACACCACTCGGCAAATTCCCGTGTAGGACCCGGGTGCTTGATCATATAGCGCACTTCATCGGCTTCCGGTTGGTCCCAAGCATAATGGTGATATCCTGTATGGATGATCAAGAT harbors:
- a CDS encoding cyclase family protein; amino-acid sequence: MLSFWDKVKMYDLTQPLSHLTPPWPTYEPLQIKFFKRLAPNGANGQLITTSNHVGTHLDGPLHFCTHGKDIASLPLDFLVGPGVVVDLSDIAEDYGIYTSKDIMDRVEVREGDILIIHTGYHHYAWDQPEADEVRYMIKHPGPTREFAEWCLKMKIKWLGVDCGSADHPMNTKIREWMPVQAREADKYLREKYGKGLDDFFPPEDYQVMHIALFPYDIIHAENVGGDIDQILNKRVIIGCFPWRFVGGESSICRIVAFDEK